GTGGAAGTGACCACCTGCatgtaaatgacattttttcaAACAAACTCTCAATTGAAAGATTCTGCAAACATTAGTTTTATGTTAAGATTTGCTTAACTGTTTTTTAAGGctcaaaaaaagtttattgctgctctaactatgcattatgttgGGCCAGCTCTGCTCTCCTGGCAAGAAAAACCTGCAGAATCAATACACTCCAAAGTGCAAAagaccctttttgtatttagtaaaataaaaaagaaactattAAAGCGAGGTTCACGTGCCTAGTGCTCCATTATAAAAATCATGGTTGTACTTTGCTCTTCTtcatcctcctcctcatctGAAGGCTTTTATTGAGCCATCCCCTTTCATCTCCCGCACTTTAGAAATAATTTATCATTTCAACAATAACTGTGGTGTGACAGCCATTACCAGGGAACAGTCTAAATAAGCAGGTTCTTGAAACTTCATCTACACAGAGTGGATTTGACTCTGAATCCAAATCGATTGTTAAACCAGccaaaaatttacttttttgtgtCTGTCTATGTATTTTCAACGCAGTTACTTTTATACACAGTTAATTGTTCCTTGGGATAAAATCAAGGTATCTAAGTGCAATAGGAACCCATAGTCCTCAAAGCATATTTGTAAAAGTACAACTCCCATTATACAAATGTTATACTTCTGAAGACCATCTGGCCATCGCAGATGTATTTTTGCAGCTGGAGAGCAAGCCCGGGAGATGAGATTTGCAGGATATCACGAATAAGCAGTCTGATCCCTCAAGATCCGATTGTGCCCCTGTCAAATAATACAGACTAAAAATTCTAACTTAGTCCATAACCAAGTTTAACCTTAATGCTTATTTCCAGTTCagtatacatatttttgttgcCATGGTGTTCATTTCAATGTTTTGTCTTTATCCTCTAGCCATCTTTGTTCTTGTTCAGATTGTTGGGattgacaaataaaaaaagtgggTTTAAGACCTTACGTGAGTAATTAAAATTTGGGTGTTCTTCAATTTCATGTTCAGATGATGTTGCTATTATAGATGTACATATATAGCTCAAAGTAATGCTTTTGTAAATTGAGGAATTATATTAGTAGTATGGATAGCATTTTTCTAGTGTGCATGGTAAACTAAAAACCGTTTTCTGTCTCACCAAATGGGGCCCCTTTATTTGTCTTTTATATATGTCACTGCAGAGAGTAAATTCAATGACTGCTTAAAATCAagacaaataatatattcacGCTAAAGAAAGAATATGTGGAACTATGGAACAAATGCAGATGGAATAATTCTGGCTGTTATCTCAATTTAGGTTGAATTCGAACAGCTACCTCTGGTGGTGTAGTTTAGTACTGCAGATTATGTAGCTATActgcatttgttatttttacaacAAAATATTACCATTTTAGCGAATTGAACTTACATATAAATGTTAGGTTATGTACTACATATGTGAGTGTCTGGAAGAAACAGTAATAAGATTTACTTTTTAGGAACATAATATTGATCAGCTCTCTGTGCTCACCTGAGTAGAAACACCACATTTAAAAAGATATTTACATGTAACTAAAAGTGAGACACAGATTTATGACTCCACCATTTGTTAGTaccgtttttttcttttcattcatttattgttattaaatgTGGTATCTGCTAACTAAACTGGGAGTTTGCAGAAGGGTTGAACATTTCAGCTTGGAGATACCACTATGATTTATGAAAGTTAAACCCAGAATCTCACCACTGGAGTTTACCATGAAAATGCATAGTGATATCAAGGAGCTGACATGTTCAGTGTTCCTGCAAACCCCCATTCGGTGAATATACCTTAATGAATTATCTGTCCTTATAAATAGCTATAATTACTAAACAGTACGTTTGTGAGGTATTTTTGGCTACAATTTATTAACCACTTCAACAACCCACGTCTTTCTTAAGTTCCTGGTGTCTATTTGTGAAAGGCTGAGATGACTTGAGTGGCCAGTTAAGATGCTGAGGCCTACATGACTATTGGCTTAAATTAAGTGACATCGTTCACTGATATCAACTCAGTTTATATTTTCAGCCAACTTGACTGGGTTGTAGTAGAAAGCATAGCATCACGTCTCATAAATGCGAGTTGAATATGGCTTAGAGTGCAACAAACCCAACCAAAAGCAACTCCACAGGAAGAGGTTGGTTGACCAGAACTGGTCATAATAGACTGACCAACGTATCTGCTATATTCAACAGAATCTTAGAGAGCAATTTGACATTTAAGCTCAACAACATCTCAATTCCTATTAGACAAGTTACAGTCTATGTTTGATTTGTTGAGGTCAGATGAGTTATCTCTGTAAGTCAACAGTGAATTAACCTGACAGTTCAATTTACTTTATTGTATCCAGTTTTGAACCGCATTagtatttttagttttattgttCTAAGGTTTATtaggattttgttttataaaaaaagggGTTGACACTTTTTTAATGGAGTAGGGTTTGCACAAAAGTTGGCACAAAACACTGACTGATATGCAACTTCAAttgaaaatgagaaaatgaaaataaatgcacaTCCTTTAAATATGGACTAGTTAAAATCAAATGATTCATtgtttactattattttaaaaaaatggctatTACTTAATTTGTGTTGTGAAATGGATTTGCCACAGTCTATGTATATTCCATCCATTTTACATTAATGTGTATGAATTCATATGTATCTCTTTGCCATGCCATTATGAAGTTGAAACTGCCTCTGTGACTGcttgaagcaaaaaaaaaaatatttagtaggACAGAAAATAAAACCAAGTTCAGAGTTgtgaaaaagaatatatatttttttcccaggtTATTTGagtcaataaaatacaaaagagcTTTAAAAAGTCTGATTAATGTTGAGTTTTGATTTTCGTGCATGACATCATGCTGCATGACATCATAGGTGAAAATATTTTCTCTGTGCACTGAATATTTACACAAAATGGAATTAccgtatataaacatacatttctgtGCTTTTTATAAATCAATTTCAATTTAAATCCAGGGAATGTACATTAGGAGTATTTGCATCCAATCACACATGCTGTAAATCAAATTGTCATATCAACCAGAAGACTCCAGATTATACCAAAAGATGCACACGCGATCATTCTTGGGAAGCCATATTTCTTCTCACtgtttaatgtttatatatgttatatacgtTTTTAAATAACTAAGTTGTCTGTTATGAGATGTTATGTTGCTGCTCAGCACAAACTGGATTATAAAGGTCAATCCTTTCTTACTTATTTCTTGAGAAGAGGATTGTTTTAAGTACCAGAAGCCAGTTTATACTGTGATGCCTGTTTAGTAAGAGCTGAAATAATTTCTAGTATCTCACATCACTGCCCATTGTATGGTTTACTTTGTGGTAAAGTGAAAATCCAACCTAGTAGTAAATACCAGTGCGATCAGACATTGTTCTCCATGTCCTGTCATGTGATGTTTCTATACTGTAGGTCATGAATTAATTGCTGCAGCATATTAGGGTGTTTGTGTGAAGGAACTCTTACTACATGTACCCACACATGTCTACATTTAaaatggtttgtgtgttataagGCACATCATGTGAAGCTGCTTTTCTGTTTCTCATTCATACAATATGTTAAGTATGTCTGCAATCTCTTATACAACAAGGTTTTTAATAGAGAACCCTGATCAATGCTTGATCTTCACACCAACAAATATGGTGTTTCTTAAAGGCACACCAGATTGCATATACGTTGCATTGAATACAAAGAAACATGTCTTATACAAATGTCTTATACCCAGGATTCTTCATCCTCATCAGTTCTGTTTGGATTTTGTACACTGCTGCTTTGATTGTTATGGGAATTTGTAACCTTTGTAGAAGCAGAGTGTTCTGAAGACCAGGCTCCACCATCAGAATCCAGGTCTTCTCCACTGACCACCGTGCTCTGTGACACATTCCGACTCCTGGCCCCTGTCGAATTTTGAATATTGTTTTGTGAGCTCCCTGCTTCTTGTGCCTTGGTTTTCGTTTGTGTTTGCCTATATGTAATGGGAGTGGGGATTCTGGATGGCTTTTTTTCAGGTCTGTTGTCCCGACGAGGGCGTATTTTTGGTCGTAGCTTAAGTTTAAAAATTGACGGAACCCTTTCTGGTTTTTTCAGGCTTCTTTTTGGTTTGGATGTTTGTAATGACTTGGATTGTTCAACACTAGCTTCATCGTTAGGACAGTTGACAGATGACGTTTCATTATTACCTGAAGGCTCAGAAGTTTTCATTCTGGCTTCCATTGCCAGTTGTCGAGCTCTTTGAGAAGGCAATTGTTTCACTTTGTTTACTTTGGCTTCGGATAAAGGTGATTTCTTTCTAACAAAACCTTTCTGTGGTCCTGATCCTGGTTGTTTCTTCTTATGTGTTACATGTGCAGAAGGCAAATCAGTTTCTGTAACATCACACATTGCGTCTTTTGATGGTATTTTGGAAATCCAGTTTTCAACATCTACCCTGTTTAGTTTCAACCGCCCTGTGGCAAGTTCTGAGATCACATCATCATAGTTTGCACCCTGCCATTTGGTGTTTATGTAAACCCCACTTCTTGGCACTTCCTTTTCTCCGCATGGTGTCTTCAATGCATTTGTAATAGATGGCACAGAAGATATGGATGatctattcattttaaaatcatgAACAGCAGAATCACTAGCTATACTGCATTCAGGGGTAAAATCATCAAGTCTGCTTTCTAAGTTGTTTTCATCTGAATCTTCTTCTAAAACTTTGATATTTGATAAGATTTCATCTTCCAAACTCTGATACATTGCTTTCTCTTGTTCTGGATTGATGGGTAAAGGTGTATATTGTATATCTCGCTCTATGTTATTTAAAACCTTTGTAGCTCCTAAATTGGTATTTGTTTGCTTGGGTTGTGTTCTTAAAGTATAGCTGACATCCTTGTCCTTTAACTGTGTTGTTCCATTCTTATGAAGCTGGATTATCGGGGTAGACCGACCAGATCGTACATTACAGTGGTGGGCATCTTTTTCAGGTATACTTCTTGCACTAAGCTTCTCATGATTTGTGATGTGTTCACTGCTCATAGACTTGCTTCTGTCCCTGTTTTGTGAATCACTTTGGTAGCCTCTGCTTGGTGTAGGAGGCCTGTTGTAAATTGGTGTGGATACCACACCATTCCTTGTATGTAACTCCTGTTTTGCTGAATAGCTTGGTTGTTTGGTTGGAGAAGGTGGTCGCTCTGCATTTCCTGAATTCGTTTTAAACTTATAGTCTGTGACTTTGCTTTGCTGACTGTGAGCCATATGTATCTGCTTGGAAGGGCTTGGTGGCCTTATGAATCGAGAAGGTGTCTTAGGTCGTAACTCCTGAGAAGTTGCAGACTGCTGGACAGTCTTTGACATCTGGGTGTTGTCCTTATCTATTGCAGACTGAACTCTACTGTGTGAATTGCGTAAATGGCCAATATGAACATCCTCTGTCGGAGGTTCCTTTAGACTCCGGGCCTGACTTTTTACCATCTGCCTCTCTTGCTGAAATGCAGAAGAATGTTCCAAAGCTTCAGAGTTTTCATCTTCATTTCCAGTAATTTGGGAACTCAAAAAAGATGTGGAGAGGTTATTCCTGTCTTGCACAAACTTTGAAGAGAGGTGTAGATATCCAGCTtgaccctcctcactgaacagATGTCTTCTGGAAGGAGTGGTTGAGCGTGCCCTGTAACAGATAAGAAAGAGATTTGTTGGCATAATTATTGCTCGCCTTTATAATGTAAAACAGTGAATACAGAAATCAATACCACCAGTATGTTTGGAAATTTATGCATATGATGCTTTTAATGTTTCAAGCGGTGCTGTTTTCTAGTAAAACATCCAATTTATTTCACAGTGGATATGTAGCATGTGTGATGTTCAACAAAAAGTGGCCTTTCCAtgggttttttgttgttctAGTTGTTTCCAACATTAGTTCTTACATTCATATAGCTAGGGATCTCCTAACTTCAACAGTTGTGACTGTTTCATAAGTCATGTCATTTCTGTCAGTTGTTAAACATTGATGAACATGAGAAGAGTCAGAAAACCTACACTCTTAGGAGGCTGATGAAGAGGCTGTAATATACTGTCTGGGATATTTGTAAACCATGGGAACTAACAGAGTTCACTCCAATTATGCAAGTCCTTTACCAAACACTGCTCGTGAATATAGTTCTAGTCCACAAGGAAACAGCGAAGGCAAGGTGCAGCCTCACAATCCCAGCTGcaccctctatctatctatctatctatctatctatctattcatcCATCAAATTAGGAAAACTGTGTAAGAATATTAAAAGGGTTGGATTGGGGAGTGGAGAAAAACATTCTGAAACATGGGGAATCaagattaaaaatgttaaatcttTAGAGGGTAGCTGGTGTTAGGgtctttttttgcatattacCGCTAGTTAATGGGGAAGTTAGAAGTTTATTTACCTTGGCATAATTTGAGTTGCTAGCTGTAAAACCCCAATAAAGCTTGGGTAATCCATAAAAAATCCCTAATTTAACACACTTGGCAACACATATGTGGAATCAATGGACCCTACTGAATTGTTTTACCTGGCTGAATATTTCCAGTAGCAAAAGCATAATGTATTAAAGATTATACATCCTTTGCTTCTAGCATAATGATATATTCAAAGTAGTTCTGGGGATTATTTTGTATTGCTTTCAAATACTGTTGGAAGTAGGATACAGTGAATATTCATTGAAAACGCCAGTGGACATTTAAACTTTGTATTAGTCAGGATTAAGTTCAGTAAGCCATAAGTAGGTGGGAAAAAAATTAAGTCGCCCTTATATCACTTAATTACACAGAAACAATCTCTACAACACTCCATTTATCTCTAACCACGTTACTAATACAGGTCTTACTAAATGTTAATGTTCACTGAAATGGTTACCAGAAAAGCAAAATCAGTACTGAGCCCTGAAAAAATAACGGGCACTTTTAAAAAGATATGATTTGAAAGAGAAAGTCTTAATAAGAAGGGCAGCTAAAAGTAGCAAAATAATATAtccaaacaataaatatatcctGTTTCTATGACTAGATGGTTTTGGGTCATGGTCAGCAGTCtttgtttgtgttttacttCCGACCACCGGAGTTGATTCCTATTGACGCATTTGAGTTGCATACAACTGGATTGCACATTCTAtctgacaaattaatttttggGTTGTTTCACttcatttaatgtaatatgttATGCTACAGTCTTTAGTTGgctttccttactttttttgaACCAAAAAGTTGAGCTTGAGAAAGCTTATACAGCTATAATTGTCCCATTTTTCCCTCCTGGTTGAAGAATTGTTCTCGTAAAAAGCAAGTTTTAGTATAATTGCAagtgaaataaaata
This sequence is a window from Spea bombifrons isolate aSpeBom1 chromosome 2, aSpeBom1.2.pri, whole genome shotgun sequence. Protein-coding genes within it:
- the GAS2L2 gene encoding GAS2-like protein 2: MSAHQGGSVRSIRPFRSSEQYLFAMKEDLAEWLTELYNLDITIDNFTEVLETGSVLCQHANHVTQVAREFSVEYPVQARKLQLPNSGVKFNALAQPGTFLARDNVSNFIQWCRKEMDIKDVLMFETEDLVLRKNEKNFVLCLLELARRASRFGMSAPMLIQMEEQIEEEIREELDLPPVEIPIPKPQKKLCDFKNLDQMVQHLVSRCTCPMQFSMVKVSEGKYKVGESNTLIFVRILRNHVMVRVGGGWDTLEHYLDKHDPCRCTSLSHKQALKLGVPQRQATPVHEIKTHLTSRPDNANKSYTTLIVNRSQSPLPPVDWNTYTPGINNKSLLSSTSPEGLNKTTGFRTHLLPDHKTNIPARARSTTPSRRHLFSEEGQAGYLHLSSKFVQDRNNLSTSFLSSQITGNEDENSEALEHSSAFQQERQMVKSQARSLKEPPTEDVHIGHLRNSHSRVQSAIDKDNTQMSKTVQQSATSQELRPKTPSRFIRPPSPSKQIHMAHSQQSKVTDYKFKTNSGNAERPPSPTKQPSYSAKQELHTRNGVVSTPIYNRPPTPSRGYQSDSQNRDRSKSMSSEHITNHEKLSARSIPEKDAHHCNVRSGRSTPIIQLHKNGTTQLKDKDVSYTLRTQPKQTNTNLGATKVLNNIERDIQYTPLPINPEQEKAMYQSLEDEILSNIKVLEEDSDENNLESRLDDFTPECSIASDSAVHDFKMNRSSISSVPSITNALKTPCGEKEVPRSGVYINTKWQGANYDDVISELATGRLKLNRVDVENWISKIPSKDAMCDVTETDLPSAHVTHKKKQPGSGPQKGFVRKKSPLSEAKVNKVKQLPSQRARQLAMEARMKTSEPSGNNETSSVNCPNDEASVEQSKSLQTSKPKRSLKKPERVPSIFKLKLRPKIRPRRDNRPEKKPSRIPTPITYRQTQTKTKAQEAGSSQNNIQNSTGARSRNVSQSTVVSGEDLDSDGGAWSSEHSASTKVTNSHNNQSSSVQNPNRTDEDEESWV